A single region of the Thermococcus sp. Bubb.Bath genome encodes:
- a CDS encoding extracellular solute-binding protein — MGQAEAQTFKNLIAEFEVEHPNIQIKMEYKASLETALQAAIPAGKGPDLFIWAHDWIGKFAEGGLLKPIDQYVESDPNYLNNLLPIAREAMQYKGHYYGVPFAAETMALIYNKNMVPNPPKNFDEMKQIMEKYYAPDKGKYGIASPVDPYSISAWTQAFGGYYFDDKTETPGLNDSRTVEGFKFFFNQIWPYMAHTTDANTQVSIFTDGNAPFLVDGPWIISNIKDAGVNFGVEPLPPIVVNGTTYYPRPYAGVKLIYVTANAPDNKMQAIWTFLKWFSGSDNVAVTLALQNGYVPVLKSVENNTDITSDPVLSAYMKALEHAYLMPKSVKMAAVWGPVTDAITAIIGGKKSIEQALQDAQNEALKAINGG; from the coding sequence ATGGGTCAGGCTGAGGCTCAGACGTTCAAGAACCTCATTGCAGAGTTTGAGGTTGAGCACCCGAACATCCAGATAAAAATGGAGTACAAGGCCAGCCTTGAAACAGCCCTCCAGGCAGCAATTCCAGCCGGTAAAGGCCCCGACCTCTTTATCTGGGCCCACGACTGGATCGGAAAGTTCGCAGAAGGCGGACTGCTCAAGCCGATAGACCAGTACGTTGAGAGCGATCCAAACTACCTCAACAACCTTCTCCCAATCGCAAGGGAGGCCATGCAGTACAAGGGTCACTACTACGGTGTTCCCTTCGCAGCTGAGACCATGGCGTTGATTTACAACAAGAATATGGTTCCGAACCCGCCGAAGAACTTTGACGAGATGAAGCAGATCATGGAGAAATACTACGCTCCAGACAAGGGTAAGTACGGAATAGCCTCTCCAGTTGACCCGTACTCGATCTCCGCCTGGACTCAGGCCTTTGGCGGTTACTACTTCGACGACAAGACCGAGACCCCAGGACTCAACGATTCTAGGACTGTTGAGGGCTTCAAGTTCTTCTTTAACCAGATTTGGCCGTACATGGCCCACACTACTGACGCAAACACTCAGGTCAGCATCTTTACCGACGGTAACGCCCCATTCCTCGTTGACGGCCCGTGGATCATCTCGAACATAAAGGACGCTGGCGTCAACTTCGGTGTTGAGCCCCTCCCACCGATAGTTGTGAACGGAACAACATACTATCCGAGGCCGTACGCTGGTGTTAAGCTCATTTACGTTACCGCCAATGCTCCGGATAACAAAATGCAGGCCATCTGGACTTTCCTCAAGTGGTTCTCTGGCAGTGATAACGTCGCAGTTACCCTCGCCCTCCAGAACGGTTACGTGCCGGTGCTCAAGAGCGTTGAGAACAACACTGACATCACAAGTGACCCGGTTCTCAGTGCTTACATGAAGGCGCTTGAGCACGCTTACCTGATGCCAAAGAGCGTTAAGATGGCCGCCGTCTGGGGTCCGGTTACAGACGCCATCACAGCCATTATTGGAGGCAAGAAGAGCATTGAGCAGGCCCTCCAGGATGCGCAGAATGAGGCACTCAAGGCCATAAACGGTGGCTGA
- a CDS encoding sugar ABC transporter permease produces the protein MEWKVHLSAKSKHDIWKSVAVTLLALLVMGLILFPVYYMFLVSLKPVGTLASSSIELVPHHATLDNYREILIGHNEVTVMSKEFNVSSSQGKLFGNGFTIEFKNGNVWGNSLIQTQFNLKYVSDLNVEGGNKTNKNGQVVYVRGKSASMKAEEINSNMGVFGAYLSAEKVTITVEGSGTAGLHLQNFQKVGNNTYVATNVDSFKLPGRVRMDIGKGTFTTQDFFLLIVNHAGGGFFGYLKRSLIIATLTVILTLLFVVPAAYAFSRLKFFGREHVLYFYLMFTQVAGGLGIAGLVALYGMLVKLHLTNNIYVLPFIYAAGGVPFNTWLLKSYLDSISTDFDEAALVDGAGYLQIIWHVLLPMALPGIATVSIFAFIGGWTELIIANLLLNSSNYPLTVWLYSMLNDLRNVSWNQFSAAALLFTLPVFILFLLAQNYIRSGLTVGGLKE, from the coding sequence ATGGAGTGGAAGGTTCATCTCTCGGCAAAGAGCAAACATGACATCTGGAAGAGTGTCGCAGTTACTCTCTTGGCGCTCCTCGTTATGGGACTCATACTTTTCCCGGTTTACTACATGTTCTTAGTCTCTCTGAAGCCCGTGGGAACTCTGGCGTCATCATCAATAGAGCTCGTTCCACACCATGCCACACTCGACAACTACAGGGAGATACTCATAGGGCATAATGAGGTCACGGTAATGTCCAAGGAATTCAATGTGTCCTCCTCCCAGGGCAAGCTCTTCGGCAACGGGTTCACAATAGAGTTCAAGAACGGGAACGTCTGGGGTAATTCTCTCATACAGACTCAGTTCAACCTTAAATACGTGAGTGACTTGAACGTTGAGGGCGGCAACAAGACCAATAAGAACGGACAGGTTGTTTACGTTAGAGGAAAGAGTGCTTCAATGAAAGCCGAGGAGATAAACTCCAACATGGGAGTTTTCGGAGCATACCTGAGTGCCGAGAAGGTTACCATCACCGTTGAAGGCTCTGGAACAGCAGGACTTCACCTCCAGAACTTCCAGAAGGTCGGAAACAACACGTACGTTGCCACCAACGTTGACTCCTTCAAGCTTCCCGGTAGGGTCAGGATGGACATCGGAAAGGGAACCTTCACCACCCAGGACTTCTTCCTCCTGATAGTGAACCACGCCGGCGGCGGCTTCTTCGGCTACCTCAAGAGAAGCCTCATCATAGCCACCCTGACTGTCATACTGACGCTGCTCTTCGTCGTCCCGGCGGCCTACGCGTTCTCCAGGCTCAAGTTCTTCGGAAGGGAGCACGTGCTCTACTTCTACCTCATGTTCACGCAGGTCGCTGGAGGTCTCGGAATAGCTGGACTGGTGGCCCTCTACGGTATGCTTGTGAAGCTCCACCTAACGAACAATATCTACGTTCTACCGTTCATCTACGCCGCGGGGGGAGTCCCGTTCAACACGTGGCTCCTTAAGAGTTACCTCGACTCAATAAGCACTGACTTCGACGAGGCGGCACTGGTTGACGGGGCAGGCTACCTGCAGATCATATGGCACGTCCTCCTGCCAATGGCCCTTCCTGGAATAGCCACAGTGTCCATCTTCGCCTTCATCGGAGGCTGGACGGAGCTTATCATAGCCAACCTGCTCCTCAACTCGTCCAACTACCCGCTTACTGTCTGGTTATACAGCATGCTCAATGACCTCAGAAACGTCTCGTGGAACCAGTTCTCGGCGGCGGCACTTCTCTTCACCCTTCCAGTGTTCATACTGTTCCTGCTCGCCCAGAACTACATCAGGAGCGGACTGACCGTTGGAGGTCTCAAGGAGTGA
- a CDS encoding carbohydrate ABC transporter permease — protein MKKSTVAAMALILPGIVAFLFFNIYPILYSMYIAFTNAQLGNFPIQTPNAPPLKFTGLDNFRWALNDSGFRSAFLWTWIFVATSVTLKVLAGIILSVLYNSKYVIGKSVYRALLIIPWALPLLFSITVWRFMFDPVLGPVNILLRDIGVSTPPDWINNAFWGFIALNIIEVWLAYPFMMTVITSALQSVPDILVEASIIDGANYWQRLTKIVIPIVSKPIAFATILTSAASFQYFLVPFLYNGSLFQDRFLLLYGYQKAFGSSIPHYGRAAAVLFIATLVLAVYMYISMKITKLQEGAS, from the coding sequence ATGAAGAAGAGTACGGTCGCGGCAATGGCGCTCATCCTGCCGGGAATCGTGGCGTTCTTGTTCTTCAACATCTACCCCATACTCTACTCTATGTACATAGCGTTCACGAACGCACAGCTCGGCAACTTCCCGATTCAGACTCCAAACGCTCCCCCGCTTAAATTCACGGGCCTCGACAACTTCAGATGGGCCCTCAATGACTCAGGCTTCCGCTCAGCCTTCCTTTGGACGTGGATATTCGTGGCGACGAGCGTTACCCTCAAGGTTCTCGCCGGGATCATCCTCTCTGTGCTCTACAACAGCAAGTACGTCATTGGAAAGTCCGTGTACAGGGCTCTCCTGATAATTCCCTGGGCGCTTCCGCTCCTCTTCTCCATAACCGTTTGGAGGTTCATGTTTGACCCGGTTCTCGGCCCCGTCAACATACTCCTGCGCGATATAGGGGTCTCCACTCCACCCGACTGGATTAACAACGCCTTCTGGGGCTTTATAGCCCTGAACATCATCGAGGTATGGCTGGCTTACCCGTTCATGATGACCGTCATAACCTCCGCCCTCCAGTCGGTTCCAGACATACTCGTGGAGGCATCCATCATAGACGGCGCCAACTACTGGCAGAGGCTCACAAAGATAGTTATCCCGATAGTCAGCAAGCCCATAGCCTTCGCAACTATACTTACGAGCGCGGCCAGCTTCCAGTACTTCCTCGTCCCGTTCCTCTACAACGGCTCCCTGTTCCAGGACAGGTTCCTGCTCCTCTACGGTTACCAGAAGGCCTTCGGTTCCTCGATACCGCACTACGGTAGAGCAGCGGCCGTTCTGTTCATAGCCACGTTGGTGCTTGCCGTGTACATGTACATCAGCATGAAGATAACCAAACTCCAGGAGGGTGCCAGCTGA
- a CDS encoding glucodextranase DOMON-like domain-containing protein, translating to MKAAMGVLIVGLMAFSVFNVGFARANDEPKPLNVVIVWHMHQPFYYDPISKQFVLPWVRLHAARDYWRMAEILSKYPDVHVTIDLSGSLIQQMVMYMNGSMDVRESISWKLANGAPLTTHEKWIMLQVPGGFFDNTIPWNGEPMADKDGNPVRTFWQRYTQILNERNSLFKKYSNLPLNEQEVKITSNLSSQDYLDLAVLFNLAWLPHDYIVNNSALDALYKKVNTGGYTREDLKTVLDAQMYLINHTFSYYRDINKYLGGNRPDAITFVPYAHPIGPILNDFGWESDFVSQIKKGEQLYKEYLGNGTALPNGGWEAECTLNDETLKLLAENGWEWVISDQKVLGEMGIKDNVTNYFRPWVADFNGTKIYIFPRDHELSDRIGFNYAGMNQYQAVNDFVNQLLEVQKQNYDGSLVYVIALDGENPWENYPYEGDMFLNLLYKKLEQLQSAGLIRTVTPDEYIQMYGSKANVLKPRMMTYLDLKDHVNALEKATSLSELYKLAGVKGEHLWPESSWVDGTLSIWIGERQENMGWYWLYLARKTLFEHKSNMSASEWNRAFEYLMRAEGSDWFWWYGKDENSGFDQGFGRLFKDNLYEIYRLAGVNPPSYLYGNYFPDGEPYVVRDTVGLTAGKKITYPSLSPYAENVSVYFDSKGFHFIVNGNVSNFEISLWNPDRFIGNTFTVGQPIPKELTYTTFPYSAQSVGLMITTHVSYANGTVTIYNATGYNTYKEVARLNATKTGDGIEVTVPFKYLENPTDVYFAASTLHNGNLSVITTPVELKLPKQVKGVVLVDIKDPVGDDHGPGNYTYPTDKVFKPGVFDLTRFQLIQQENDYVMIFYFRNLGGNPWNGPNGFSLQMIEAYFDFKKGGNTSAIKIYQNGPGSNVKLDPNHPWDVAIRVQGWADYIVLPNGTKIQNALNVSVDPTKNAIIVTMPRKYMKLNMSYGLYGAVLVGSQDGYGIDHWRDVAVKAEQWRIGGGDPNAIIAGVAPRVMDLLVPPGFTPTQEQQLSSYNANKSELATVDMIPMIPPAIVVNDPVGDDHGPGNYTYPTDPVFKPGVFDLTKFVMREGKQYWTLEFYFRNLGGNPWNGPNGFSLQIIEAYFDFKKGGNTSAIKIYPDGPGSNVNLDPNHPWDVALRIAGWDYGNLIVLPNGTVIKGEMKISADPTENAIIVKVPKEYIQINTTYGLWGAVLVGSQDGYGPDKWRDVAVNASQWKLGGGDTDAIIAGVQPRVIDELVPPGFKPTQEQQLSSYDAKNGHRATVLMIPLIKGTGGGTTTSTTSTTSTGSTTTSTTSTTSTTTTTTTTTTTTTTTTSPGSGGSGSGPTTTTTTTSSSQPTTTTTTTTTSSSSKGGHHICGPAAILGLAIVPLLLRRKR from the coding sequence ATGAAGGCTGCAATGGGCGTCCTCATCGTTGGCCTCATGGCCTTTAGTGTGTTCAACGTTGGGTTCGCCAGGGCCAACGACGAGCCGAAACCCCTGAACGTTGTGATAGTATGGCACATGCACCAGCCGTTCTACTACGACCCGATATCCAAGCAGTTTGTACTTCCATGGGTTAGACTCCATGCTGCAAGGGACTACTGGAGGATGGCCGAGATACTCTCGAAGTACCCTGACGTTCATGTAACAATAGACCTCTCTGGATCGCTCATCCAGCAGATGGTCATGTACATGAACGGTTCGATGGACGTTAGGGAAAGCATAAGCTGGAAACTGGCCAATGGCGCACCGTTAACAACCCACGAGAAGTGGATAATGCTTCAGGTTCCGGGTGGATTCTTTGACAACACTATCCCCTGGAACGGCGAGCCTATGGCAGATAAGGATGGCAATCCAGTCAGGACATTCTGGCAGAGGTATACGCAGATACTGAACGAGAGGAACTCCCTCTTCAAGAAGTACAGCAACCTTCCTCTAAACGAGCAGGAGGTCAAAATAACATCAAATCTAAGCTCTCAGGACTATTTGGACCTTGCAGTCCTCTTCAACCTCGCCTGGCTGCCCCACGACTACATAGTAAACAACAGCGCCCTCGATGCTCTTTACAAAAAGGTCAACACGGGAGGGTACACGAGGGAGGATCTGAAAACGGTGCTGGATGCACAGATGTATCTCATAAACCACACCTTCTCGTACTATAGGGACATAAACAAGTACCTCGGAGGAAACCGTCCGGATGCTATAACGTTCGTCCCGTACGCACACCCAATAGGGCCAATACTCAACGACTTCGGATGGGAGAGCGATTTCGTGTCCCAGATAAAGAAAGGAGAGCAGCTGTACAAGGAATACCTCGGAAACGGAACAGCCCTACCCAACGGTGGATGGGAAGCGGAATGCACCCTGAACGATGAAACCCTCAAGCTCCTGGCAGAGAACGGCTGGGAGTGGGTGATAAGCGATCAGAAAGTGCTCGGTGAGATGGGGATAAAGGACAACGTTACCAACTACTTCAGACCGTGGGTGGCGGACTTCAATGGCACCAAGATATACATATTCCCAAGGGATCACGAGCTGAGCGATCGCATTGGCTTTAACTACGCAGGTATGAACCAATATCAAGCCGTCAACGATTTTGTAAACCAGCTCCTCGAAGTACAGAAACAGAACTACGACGGCAGTTTAGTTTATGTCATTGCCCTCGACGGAGAGAACCCGTGGGAAAACTACCCCTACGAAGGGGATATGTTCCTGAACCTTCTGTACAAGAAGCTTGAGCAGCTCCAGAGTGCCGGGTTGATAAGGACGGTGACCCCCGATGAGTACATCCAGATGTACGGTAGCAAGGCCAACGTACTGAAACCCAGAATGATGACCTACCTCGATCTCAAGGACCATGTCAATGCCCTTGAGAAGGCCACGAGCCTCAGCGAACTCTACAAACTTGCAGGCGTCAAAGGCGAGCACCTCTGGCCTGAGTCAAGCTGGGTGGATGGAACGCTCTCCATATGGATCGGTGAAAGGCAGGAAAATATGGGCTGGTACTGGCTGTACCTAGCCAGAAAAACCCTCTTCGAGCACAAGTCCAACATGTCCGCCTCGGAATGGAACAGAGCGTTCGAGTACCTCATGCGTGCCGAGGGCAGTGACTGGTTCTGGTGGTACGGAAAGGATGAGAACAGCGGCTTTGACCAAGGGTTCGGAAGGCTCTTCAAGGACAACCTCTACGAGATATACAGACTTGCGGGGGTAAACCCACCGAGCTACCTCTACGGTAACTACTTCCCGGATGGTGAACCCTACGTTGTGAGGGATACCGTCGGACTGACAGCAGGAAAGAAAATTACATACCCCAGCCTCAGCCCCTACGCTGAGAACGTGAGTGTTTACTTCGACAGCAAGGGCTTCCACTTTATCGTGAACGGGAACGTTTCAAACTTCGAGATAAGCCTGTGGAACCCCGACAGGTTCATAGGAAACACGTTCACGGTGGGACAGCCGATTCCGAAGGAGCTTACATACACGACGTTCCCGTACAGCGCCCAGAGTGTCGGCCTCATGATAACTACGCACGTGAGCTATGCAAACGGGACGGTGACGATCTACAACGCCACCGGCTACAACACCTACAAAGAGGTTGCCAGGCTGAACGCCACGAAGACTGGCGACGGGATAGAGGTCACCGTGCCCTTCAAGTACCTTGAGAACCCAACCGACGTTTACTTCGCGGCCTCAACACTCCACAACGGCAACCTCTCCGTTATAACAACACCCGTGGAACTGAAACTGCCAAAGCAGGTTAAAGGAGTGGTTCTCGTCGACATCAAAGACCCGGTCGGTGATGATCATGGGCCTGGGAACTACACTTATCCAACTGACAAGGTGTTTAAACCCGGAGTATTTGACCTCACTAGGTTCCAACTCATCCAGCAGGAGAACGACTATGTCATGATCTTCTATTTCAGGAACCTTGGAGGCAACCCGTGGAATGGACCCAACGGTTTCAGCCTGCAGATGATTGAGGCCTACTTTGACTTCAAGAAGGGAGGCAATACCTCAGCGATAAAGATATACCAAAACGGGCCAGGATCAAACGTCAAACTCGACCCCAATCACCCCTGGGACGTAGCAATAAGAGTTCAGGGGTGGGCTGACTACATAGTACTGCCCAATGGAACAAAGATACAGAACGCCCTCAACGTTTCAGTTGACCCCACGAAGAACGCCATTATAGTGACGATGCCAAGGAAGTATATGAAGCTTAACATGAGCTACGGCCTATACGGGGCCGTTCTTGTTGGCTCTCAGGACGGTTACGGAATAGATCACTGGCGTGATGTTGCAGTCAAGGCCGAGCAGTGGAGGATCGGTGGGGGAGATCCAAACGCAATAATTGCTGGAGTCGCCCCGAGGGTTATGGATCTTTTGGTTCCGCCTGGATTCACACCAACTCAGGAACAGCAGCTCAGCTCGTACAATGCAAACAAGAGCGAACTAGCCACGGTTGACATGATACCCATGATTCCACCCGCGATAGTCGTTAATGATCCGGTGGGGGACGATCATGGTCCAGGAAACTACACGTACCCAACTGACCCGGTATTTAAACCCGGAGTCTTCGACCTGACAAAGTTCGTGATGAGAGAAGGCAAACAGTACTGGACACTGGAATTCTATTTCAGGAACCTTGGAGGCAACCCGTGGAATGGACCCAACGGTTTCAGCCTGCAGATAATCGAGGCCTACTTTGACTTTAAGAAGGGAGGCAATACCTCAGCGATAAAGATATATCCAGACGGACCTGGAAGCAACGTTAACCTCGACCCCAATCACCCCTGGGACGTCGCACTCAGGATCGCCGGCTGGGACTACGGTAACCTAATCGTTCTTCCAAACGGCACGGTAATAAAGGGCGAGATGAAGATTTCGGCAGATCCAACTGAGAATGCCATCATTGTCAAGGTTCCGAAGGAGTATATTCAGATAAACACGACATACGGGCTATGGGGAGCTGTGCTAGTTGGCTCACAGGATGGCTACGGTCCGGATAAATGGCGTGATGTTGCAGTTAACGCGTCACAGTGGAAACTTGGAGGTGGAGATACTGACGCCATCATTGCCGGTGTCCAGCCGAGAGTCATTGACGAACTAGTTCCACCTGGATTCAAGCCTACCCAAGAACAACAGCTTAGCTCATATGACGCGAAGAACGGTCACAGGGCTACGGTTCTCATGATACCCCTCATCAAGGGCACTGGCGGAGGAACCACCACGAGCACGACATCAACGACCTCAACGGGCAGCACCACTACTTCAACCACTTCAACGACCTCGACGACTACTACAACTACTACCACAACAACTACCACGACCACTACTACATCACCCGGAAGTGGTGGAAGCGGCAGCGGACCAACCACCACAACTACTACCACCAGCTCCTCCCAGCCGACTACAACCACAACAACCACGACCACCTCAAGCAGCAGCAAAGGAGGACACCACATCTGCGGTCCCGCAGCCATACTTGGGCTCGCGATAGTGCCGCTCCTACTCAGAAGGAAGAGGTGA
- a CDS encoding glycoside hydrolase family 13 protein, with the protein MYKIFGFNESETFGRVALVEFSFPYDEESYAYLLGNFNAFNEGSFRMELDGNRWKIVMELPEGIWRYAFSAGGEFILDPENPEREVYRGPSYKFEREVSLARIVGEGTIFHSPSLLYLYSFAGRTYVLLRTKKRQVSEVFLHVDGREIRMRRKATGEVFEYYEVVLPGEEEVRYSFEVFLTDGGTLTLGPFDAVPFKLDTPSWVLNRVFYQIMPDRFAVGFEKENLTPGENFHGGDLVGLMERLNHLEKLGVNALYLTPIFESMTYHGYDITDYFKVAERFGGNEAFEGLVKFLKEKDIRLILDGVFHHTSFFHPFFQDIVERGMESPYADFYRVKGFPVVSEEFLTSLRTPLPWIEKYHLLKKLGWNYESFFSVWLMPRLNHDSPKVKEFVVGVMGHWLEKGADGWRLDVAHGVPPGFWKEVREKLPDEAYLFGEVMDDPRLYLFDVFHGTMNYPLYDLLLRFFASGKISAPEFINGLELLSARLGPAEYFTYNFLDNHDTERFIDLAGKRRYLCALTFLMTYKGVPAIFYGDEIGLRGSEGGMSAGRTPMPWNEEDWDSEILKKTGELIHLRRSSAALQMGDFSLVGAGNEWFAYERDLNGERVLVVINCSGREVKLHWTPLDIEVEVAPVSGVVVYKDVIRV; encoded by the coding sequence GTGTATAAAATTTTCGGGTTCAACGAAAGCGAAACCTTTGGAAGGGTAGCGCTCGTTGAGTTCTCCTTCCCCTACGACGAAGAGAGTTACGCCTACCTCCTCGGGAACTTCAATGCTTTCAATGAGGGCTCCTTCAGGATGGAACTAGATGGAAATAGATGGAAAATCGTGATGGAGCTCCCAGAGGGAATCTGGAGGTATGCCTTTTCTGCGGGGGGAGAGTTCATCCTCGACCCCGAAAACCCGGAGAGGGAGGTTTACAGGGGACCCTCCTACAAGTTTGAGCGGGAGGTCAGCCTAGCGAGAATAGTTGGAGAAGGCACTATCTTCCACAGCCCTTCCCTCCTCTACCTCTACTCCTTCGCCGGGAGAACCTATGTTCTCCTGCGGACAAAGAAACGGCAGGTCTCAGAGGTTTTCCTACACGTCGATGGAAGGGAGATAAGGATGCGAAGGAAGGCCACTGGAGAGGTCTTTGAGTACTACGAGGTAGTCCTGCCCGGGGAGGAAGAGGTGAGATACTCCTTTGAGGTTTTCCTCACCGATGGGGGAACCCTAACCCTCGGTCCATTTGATGCAGTCCCCTTCAAGCTCGATACCCCTTCATGGGTTCTCAACAGGGTGTTCTACCAGATAATGCCGGACAGGTTTGCCGTCGGTTTTGAGAAGGAGAACCTGACCCCCGGCGAGAACTTCCACGGTGGAGACCTCGTTGGGTTGATGGAGAGGCTGAACCACCTTGAGAAACTTGGCGTCAACGCCCTCTACTTGACCCCCATCTTCGAGTCCATGACGTATCACGGCTATGATATCACGGACTACTTCAAGGTCGCCGAGAGGTTCGGGGGGAATGAAGCCTTTGAGGGGCTCGTCAAGTTCCTCAAGGAGAAGGACATAAGGCTCATTCTCGACGGTGTTTTCCACCACACGAGCTTTTTCCACCCTTTCTTTCAGGACATCGTGGAAAGGGGAATGGAGAGCCCCTACGCCGACTTTTATCGGGTCAAAGGATTTCCGGTAGTCTCGGAGGAGTTCCTGACTTCCTTGAGGACTCCCCTGCCGTGGATTGAAAAATACCACCTCCTCAAAAAGCTCGGCTGGAACTACGAGTCCTTCTTCTCCGTCTGGCTGATGCCAAGGCTGAACCACGACAGCCCAAAGGTCAAGGAGTTCGTTGTGGGGGTTATGGGGCACTGGCTCGAAAAGGGGGCAGACGGCTGGAGACTGGACGTTGCCCACGGCGTTCCGCCAGGTTTCTGGAAGGAAGTACGTGAAAAGCTTCCTGACGAAGCCTACCTTTTCGGAGAGGTCATGGACGACCCCCGCTTGTACCTCTTCGACGTCTTCCATGGGACCATGAACTATCCTCTCTACGACCTTCTTCTCAGGTTCTTTGCCTCTGGAAAAATCAGCGCTCCTGAGTTCATCAACGGGCTTGAGCTGCTGAGTGCGCGTCTCGGCCCTGCAGAGTATTTCACCTACAACTTCCTTGACAACCACGACACGGAAAGGTTCATAGACCTGGCCGGAAAGAGACGGTACTTGTGTGCCCTCACCTTCCTAATGACTTACAAGGGCGTCCCCGCGATATTCTACGGCGATGAAATTGGTCTGAGGGGTTCAGAAGGGGGAATGTCAGCGGGAAGAACTCCAATGCCCTGGAACGAAGAGGATTGGGATAGCGAGATTCTCAAGAAGACGGGAGAGCTAATCCACTTGAGGCGCTCCTCGGCGGCCCTCCAGATGGGTGACTTTAGCCTCGTTGGTGCTGGAAATGAGTGGTTCGCCTACGAGAGGGATCTGAATGGGGAGAGGGTGTTGGTGGTCATAAACTGCTCCGGAAGGGAAGTTAAACTCCATTGGACTCCGTTGGATATTGAGGTTGAAGTCGCGCCAGTTTCAGGGGTTGTGGTGTACAAAGATGTCATCAGAGTATGA
- a CDS encoding ABC transporter ATP-binding protein: MAEVKLISVWKKFGEVAAVKDMNLHIKDGKFMILLGPSGCGKTTTLRMIAGLEEPTKGQIYVGETLVADPENGVFVPPKDRDIAMVFQSYALYPHMTVYDNIAFPLKLRKVPKDEIDKRVREVAEMLGLSELLKRKPRELSGGQRQRVALGRAIVRKPQVFLMDEPLSNLDAKLRVKMRAELRKLQRQLGVTTIYVTHDQVEAMTMGDRIAVINYGELQQVGTPNEVYDKPANTFVAGFIGSPPMNFMDATVTEDGFADFGEFKLKFLPDQFEVLQEKNLVGREVIFGIRPEDVYDALFAQVKVPGENMVMAMVEIVENLGGEKVVHLSVGGITFTGKFPAESRVQEGQEVDVVFDMKKVHVFDKGTGKAIF, encoded by the coding sequence ATGGCTGAGGTTAAACTCATTAGCGTGTGGAAGAAGTTTGGCGAGGTAGCTGCGGTTAAGGACATGAACCTCCACATAAAGGACGGGAAATTTATGATACTCCTCGGGCCGAGTGGCTGCGGAAAGACGACAACACTGAGAATGATAGCAGGATTAGAAGAACCAACTAAGGGCCAAATATACGTTGGGGAGACCCTCGTCGCTGATCCGGAGAACGGTGTCTTCGTCCCGCCCAAGGATAGGGACATTGCAATGGTCTTCCAGAGCTACGCTCTCTATCCCCATATGACTGTCTACGACAACATAGCCTTCCCACTTAAGCTCAGGAAGGTTCCAAAGGATGAAATTGACAAGCGCGTGAGGGAAGTCGCGGAAATGCTCGGCCTCAGCGAACTCCTGAAAAGAAAGCCCCGGGAACTCTCCGGTGGCCAGAGGCAGCGTGTGGCCCTTGGTAGGGCTATTGTGAGAAAACCCCAGGTCTTCCTCATGGACGAGCCGCTCTCAAACCTCGACGCCAAACTCAGGGTTAAAATGCGCGCCGAGCTGAGGAAGCTCCAGAGACAGCTTGGGGTTACGACCATTTACGTCACCCATGACCAGGTTGAGGCCATGACGATGGGTGACAGGATTGCGGTTATTAACTACGGTGAGCTCCAGCAGGTTGGCACGCCAAACGAGGTTTATGATAAGCCTGCGAACACTTTCGTTGCTGGCTTCATAGGCTCACCGCCCATGAATTTCATGGATGCGACCGTTACGGAGGATGGTTTTGCCGACTTCGGGGAGTTCAAGCTTAAATTCCTGCCGGACCAGTTTGAAGTCCTTCAAGAGAAGAACCTCGTCGGCAGGGAAGTCATCTTTGGCATTAGGCCGGAGGACGTTTATGACGCCCTCTTCGCCCAGGTGAAGGTTCCGGGGGAGAACATGGTCATGGCGATGGTGGAGATTGTCGAGAACCTCGGTGGGGAGAAGGTCGTGCACCTGAGCGTGGGGGGTATAACCTTCACTGGCAAGTTCCCTGCGGAGTCGAGGGTTCAGGAGGGGCAGGAGGTGGATGTCGTCTTCGACATGAAGAAGGTTCACGTCTTCGACAAGGGAACCGGAAAGGCAATCTTCTGA